A genomic region of Methanothermobacter thermautotrophicus str. Delta H contains the following coding sequences:
- a CDS encoding diacylglycerol/polyprenol kinase family protein — MTGSDILGLLMVYVYVAVLLLVSERFLGDRPNLSRKFVHIMVGNILFILPLFESRLVITFLAAAPFILITFLLSPYSPLRVKHRASSYGHGLGLVYYSISWTILAYLFFEAPWITGIGIAAMSYGDGFASLTGERFGRTTFSVLGDKKSLEGSLGMFIILLVMLPVVLTYYSQGFTPYLILGVALVSTVLEALTPRGLDNLTACFGAVAAYILLGGMGI, encoded by the coding sequence ATGACTGGCAGTGACATTCTTGGACTCCTGATGGTATATGTATATGTTGCAGTTTTATTACTTGTATCTGAGAGGTTCCTGGGTGATAGGCCAAATCTAAGCAGAAAGTTTGTACATATAATGGTTGGTAACATCCTATTTATATTACCACTCTTTGAGAGCCGCCTCGTCATAACATTCCTTGCAGCAGCCCCCTTCATCCTCATAACCTTCCTCCTAAGTCCCTACTCCCCCCTCAGGGTGAAGCACCGTGCCTCATCCTACGGACACGGCCTTGGACTCGTATATTATTCCATATCCTGGACCATCCTGGCATACCTCTTCTTTGAGGCCCCCTGGATTACAGGTATAGGGATAGCAGCCATGTCCTACGGTGACGGGTTCGCAAGCCTGACGGGTGAGAGGTTCGGGAGGACAACCTTCAGTGTCCTGGGGGATAAGAAGAGCCTTGAGGGTTCACTTGGGATGTTCATCATCCTCCTGGTGATGCTCCCCGTGGTCCTCACCTACTACTCCCAGGGCTTCACCCCGTACCTTATCCTGGGGGTGGCCCTGGTATCAACTGTACTGGAGGCCCTCACCCCCCGGGGACTCGACAACCTGACTGCTTGCTTCGGGGCTGTTGCAGCATACATCCTACTTGGGGGAATGGGGATTTGA
- a CDS encoding thymidylate kinase: MRFIVIDGLDGAGKDTHAELIRRRYLERGEHVVFRSHPEDDNPYGKRAREALLRGGKVNHIRAAIFYALDVIRSLWLYHWRSNPGPDTLIFSRYLMGVAYLPGPLSSVLYRLLSRVLPTTEYMFFLDVSPEESLRRLMERDEHEMFENLDDLTSTREKALRLADGWYIINTEDPIEDVQSRIDEILDRLDGDVYEDNVPC, encoded by the coding sequence TTGAGGTTCATAGTGATTGACGGCCTCGACGGAGCAGGGAAGGACACCCACGCGGAGCTGATAAGGAGGAGGTACCTTGAGAGGGGTGAGCATGTCGTCTTCAGGTCCCACCCCGAGGATGACAACCCCTATGGTAAGAGGGCTAGGGAGGCCCTCCTCAGGGGTGGTAAGGTTAACCACATCAGGGCAGCCATATTCTACGCCCTGGACGTCATAAGGTCCCTGTGGCTCTACCACTGGCGCTCCAATCCCGGACCGGATACACTCATATTCTCAAGGTACCTCATGGGTGTCGCCTACCTCCCTGGGCCCCTCTCATCAGTACTTTACCGTCTGCTATCAAGGGTTCTGCCCACAACAGAGTACATGTTCTTCCTGGACGTTTCCCCTGAGGAGTCCCTGAGGCGGCTGATGGAGAGGGATGAACATGAAATGTTTGAAAACCTCGATGACCTCACCAGCACCCGGGAGAAGGCCCTCAGACTTGCAGATGGATGGTACATCATAAACACCGAGGACCCCATCGAGGACGTGCAGAGTAGGATTGATGAGATCCTGGACAGACTTGACGGTGATGTATATGAAGATAACGTGCCTTGTTGA
- a CDS encoding MBL fold metallo-hydrolase: MKITCLVEDRARPPLRAEHGLSLHIEGDVNILFDTGQSGLFMENAELLGVDLGDVDLAILSHGHYDHGGGLTHFMEINENTEVLTGEGAFRGRWAVEDGAERFIGIEEITDPRIRLIDEDTVIHEGYTILKGFSGPFRRPLGNRTLFMESAQGLVPDTFDDELVLVIDGQGGLTVVTGCSHNGILNILGTVRDHFPDREIGTVVGGLHISGDALYVASEIQEFEVGKIYTGHCTSEEAFKVLGRSCNVNVLRTGTVIEVD, from the coding sequence ATGAAGATAACGTGCCTTGTTGAGGATAGGGCAAGACCACCCCTCCGGGCCGAGCATGGACTGTCACTCCACATTGAGGGTGATGTGAACATACTCTTTGATACCGGTCAGAGCGGACTCTTCATGGAGAATGCTGAGCTGCTTGGTGTTGACCTGGGGGATGTGGACCTGGCCATCCTTTCCCATGGACACTACGACCATGGCGGCGGCCTGACCCATTTCATGGAGATAAATGAAAACACTGAGGTATTAACCGGTGAAGGAGCGTTCAGGGGGCGATGGGCTGTTGAGGACGGTGCTGAGAGGTTCATAGGAATTGAGGAGATAACAGATCCCAGGATAAGGCTCATTGATGAGGATACGGTGATCCATGAGGGCTACACCATCCTGAAGGGTTTCAGTGGTCCATTCAGAAGACCCCTGGGTAACAGGACCCTCTTCATGGAGTCAGCGCAGGGTCTGGTTCCTGACACCTTCGATGATGAACTGGTCCTTGTCATTGATGGTCAGGGTGGGCTTACTGTTGTGACCGGTTGCTCACATAATGGCATACTGAACATACTGGGCACTGTGCGGGACCATTTCCCTGACAGGGAGATTGGAACGGTCGTGGGGGGCCTCCATATCTCAGGGGATGCACTGTATGTGGCCAGTGAGATCCAGGAATTTGAGGTTGGAAAGATTTACACGGGCCACTGCACCTCAGAGGAGGCATTTAAAGTTCTGGGCAGATCATGTAATGTAAATGTGCTCAGAACAGGAACTGTCATCGAGGTTGATTAA
- a CDS encoding inositol-3-phosphate synthase, whose amino-acid sequence MDKIKIAIVGVGNCASSLIQGIYYYRNKGAGDSIGLMHWDIGGYEPGDIEVVAAFDIDRRKVGRDVSEAIFAPPNCTAVFCDDVPEMGVEVSMGHVLDGVAPHMKDYPEKQTFVVADEEPVDVVEVLRESGAEILLNYLPVGSEEAARFYARCALEAGVAYINNMPVFIASDPEWAARFQEKGIPIVGDDIKAQLGATITHRTLTNLFKRRGVKLDRTYQINTGGNTDFLNMLNRDRLDSKKESKTEAVQSILGEDRLDDENIHIGPSDYIPWQKDNKICFLRMEGRLFGDVPMNLELRLSVEDSPNSAGCVIDAIRCCKLAIDRGIGGPLTSISSYTMKHPPVQYTDDVAARMVDEFIAGERER is encoded by the coding sequence TTGGATAAGATAAAGATCGCGATAGTAGGTGTGGGAAACTGTGCCAGCTCCCTGATTCAGGGGATATACTATTACCGTAATAAGGGTGCCGGTGACTCGATAGGTCTCATGCACTGGGATATAGGCGGCTATGAACCCGGCGATATTGAGGTCGTTGCTGCCTTCGATATTGATAGGCGGAAGGTTGGCCGGGATGTGAGTGAGGCCATATTCGCCCCACCAAACTGTACAGCAGTCTTCTGCGATGACGTCCCGGAAATGGGTGTTGAGGTGTCCATGGGGCATGTCCTTGATGGTGTGGCCCCCCACATGAAGGACTACCCTGAAAAACAGACCTTCGTGGTTGCGGATGAGGAACCCGTGGATGTCGTTGAGGTCCTCCGGGAGAGCGGGGCTGAGATACTCCTCAACTATCTGCCGGTGGGTTCAGAGGAGGCCGCAAGGTTCTATGCCCGCTGCGCCCTTGAGGCGGGGGTAGCCTACATAAACAACATGCCTGTATTCATTGCAAGTGACCCTGAATGGGCTGCCAGATTCCAGGAGAAGGGCATACCCATAGTCGGTGATGACATAAAGGCCCAGCTGGGGGCCACCATAACCCACAGGACCCTCACAAACCTCTTCAAGAGGAGGGGTGTTAAACTCGACCGCACCTACCAGATAAACACTGGTGGGAACACTGATTTCCTCAACATGCTGAACCGTGACCGTCTGGACTCAAAGAAGGAGTCCAAGACCGAAGCTGTCCAGTCAATACTTGGTGAGGACCGCCTGGATGATGAGAACATCCACATAGGGCCAAGTGACTACATACCCTGGCAGAAGGATAACAAGATCTGCTTCCTGAGGATGGAGGGCAGGCTCTTCGGGGACGTCCCCATGAACCTTGAGCTCAGGCTGAGTGTTGAGGATTCCCCCAACTCTGCGGGCTGTGTTATTGACGCCATAAGGTGCTGCAAGCTGGCCATTGACCGGGGTATCGGTGGGCCCCTGACCTCCATATCATCCTATACAATGAAGCATCCCCCGGTCCAGTACACTGACGACGTGGCAGCGCGTATGGTGGATGAATTCATTGCCGGTGAAAGGGAGAGATAA
- a CDS encoding ATP-binding protein, whose translation MAKIIIDYDECDACGECVDVCPMEVLIIVDGKLEVQHPEECNECEVCMDVCPNECIEVEED comes from the coding sequence ATGGCAAAGATAATCATAGATTATGATGAATGTGATGCATGTGGAGAATGTGTTGATGTATGCCCGATGGAGGTACTCATAATAGTTGATGGTAAGCTCGAGGTCCAGCACCCTGAGGAATGCAATGAATGTGAGGTGTGCATGGACGTATGTCCAAACGAGTGCATAGAGGTTGAAGAGGACTGA
- the oadA gene encoding sodium-extruding oxaloacetate decarboxylase subunit alpha, whose product MKGIKVVETAFRDAHQSLLATRLRTRDMTPIAEEMDRVGFFSLEAWGGATFDTCIRYLNEDPWERLRELKEHVKRTPIQMLLRGQNLVGYKHYPDDIVRKFIEKSYENGVDVFRIFDALNDIRNMEYAIKVAREQEAHVQGVICYTISPYHTLESYVDFARELEALECDSVAIKDMAGLISPHDAYELVRALKEETDLMVNLHCHCTSGMTPMSYYAACEAGVDILDTAISPLSWGASQPPTESIVAALRDTPYDTGLDLEILKNIKKYFEEIRKKYSSILDPIAEQIDTDVLIYQIPGGMLSNLVAQLKEQNALDRYEEVLEEMPRVRKDMGYPPLVTPTSQIVGIQAVMNVLSGERYSMVTNEVKDYFRGLYGRPPAPLNEEVARKVIGDEKPIDCRPADILKPQYDECRRKGEEMGIIEKEEDILTLALYPAIAPKFLRGEIEEEPLEPPAEEMAPTGEVPTVFHVEVDGDEFEVKVVPTGYMTIEEAEPEPVDVEGAVKSTMQGMVVKLKVSEGDQVNAGDVVAVVEAMKMENDIQTPHGGVVEKIYTAEGEKVETGDIIMVIK is encoded by the coding sequence ATGAAAGGGATAAAGGTCGTTGAAACAGCATTCAGGGATGCGCACCAGTCACTTCTTGCAACACGCCTCCGTACCCGTGACATGACACCCATCGCAGAGGAAATGGACCGGGTGGGTTTCTTCTCACTGGAGGCATGGGGCGGTGCAACCTTCGATACCTGCATACGCTACCTGAATGAGGATCCATGGGAGAGGCTACGGGAACTTAAGGAACACGTGAAAAGGACGCCGATACAGATGCTCCTCAGGGGCCAGAACCTTGTGGGGTACAAGCACTACCCCGATGACATAGTGAGGAAGTTCATTGAGAAGTCCTATGAAAACGGCGTTGATGTCTTCAGGATATTCGACGCCCTCAATGACATAAGGAACATGGAGTACGCCATAAAGGTCGCCAGGGAACAGGAAGCCCATGTGCAGGGAGTCATCTGCTACACCATCAGCCCTTATCACACCCTTGAGAGTTATGTGGACTTTGCAAGGGAACTGGAGGCCCTTGAATGTGACTCCGTTGCAATAAAGGACATGGCAGGCCTAATATCTCCACATGATGCCTACGAACTCGTGAGGGCCCTCAAGGAAGAGACCGACCTCATGGTGAACCTTCACTGCCACTGCACAAGTGGAATGACACCCATGAGCTACTATGCCGCCTGTGAGGCCGGCGTTGATATACTTGATACCGCCATATCACCCCTATCCTGGGGTGCCTCCCAGCCACCCACAGAGAGCATTGTGGCTGCACTCCGGGACACACCCTACGACACGGGCCTTGACCTTGAGATCCTGAAGAACATCAAGAAGTACTTCGAGGAGATCCGGAAGAAGTACAGCAGCATCCTCGACCCCATAGCCGAGCAGATCGACACAGACGTCCTCATATACCAGATACCCGGGGGTATGCTGTCAAACCTTGTTGCGCAGCTCAAGGAGCAGAACGCCCTGGACCGCTATGAGGAGGTCCTCGAGGAGATGCCCCGGGTGAGGAAGGATATGGGTTACCCTCCCCTTGTAACCCCAACCAGTCAGATAGTCGGTATACAGGCCGTTATGAACGTCCTGAGCGGTGAGAGGTACAGCATGGTCACCAATGAGGTGAAGGACTACTTCCGGGGACTCTACGGCAGACCCCCTGCCCCATTAAATGAGGAGGTCGCAAGGAAGGTCATCGGAGATGAGAAACCCATCGACTGCAGACCAGCGGACATCCTCAAACCCCAGTATGATGAGTGCAGGAGGAAGGGTGAGGAGATGGGCATAATAGAGAAGGAGGAGGACATACTGACCCTCGCCCTCTACCCTGCCATTGCACCTAAATTCCTGAGGGGTGAAATCGAGGAGGAGCCCCTGGAGCCCCCGGCAGAGGAGATGGCCCCGACAGGTGAGGTGCCAACCGTCTTCCACGTGGAGGTCGATGGTGACGAGTTCGAGGTCAAGGTGGTCCCCACAGGCTACATGACCATCGAGGAAGCTGAACCCGAACCGGTGGATGTTGAGGGTGCAGTTAAGTCCACCATGCAGGGCATGGTTGTGAAGCTCAAGGTCAGTGAGGGCGACCAGGTGAATGCCGGGGACGTTGTCGCGGTTGTTGAAGCCATGAAGATGGAGAACGATATCCAGACACCCCACGGTGGTGTTGTTGAGAAGATATACACCGCTGAGGGTGAAAAGGTTGAGACCGGCGACATAATCATGGTCATAAAATAA
- the queC gene encoding 7-cyano-7-deazaguanine synthase QueC, translated as MRAISILSGGMDSAVATALMMDEYEIHAITFDYGQRSARMELEYARRLSEHLGIEHTTLDLQWLGRLGGSVLTAGGDIPSPSNLDDTVECLETARKVWVPGRNLVFTSIGVSFAEAMDAGAVIVGWDLEEAETFPDNSEEFLDAFNRLLEIGTLDGVRVVAPVIGMTKREIVEAGHEVGLPFELTYSCYAGDRVHCGVCESCMRRRRAFELAGIDDPTEYRE; from the coding sequence ATGAGGGCAATAAGCATACTCTCAGGGGGTATGGACTCGGCAGTTGCAACGGCACTCATGATGGATGAATATGAGATCCATGCCATAACCTTTGATTACGGTCAGAGGAGTGCCAGGATGGAGCTGGAATATGCGAGGAGACTATCAGAGCACCTCGGCATCGAACACACCACACTGGACCTCCAGTGGCTTGGAAGACTCGGGGGCTCAGTGCTCACGGCTGGAGGGGACATACCATCCCCATCGAACCTTGATGACACCGTCGAGTGCCTTGAGACAGCCAGGAAGGTCTGGGTACCGGGGAGGAACCTGGTATTCACCTCCATAGGGGTCTCCTTCGCCGAGGCCATGGATGCCGGTGCGGTTATAGTTGGCTGGGACCTGGAGGAGGCTGAGACCTTCCCTGATAACTCAGAGGAGTTCCTTGATGCATTCAACAGGCTCCTGGAGATAGGGACCCTGGATGGTGTTCGTGTGGTGGCACCGGTGATTGGTATGACCAAAAGGGAGATAGTGGAGGCAGGCCATGAAGTGGGGCTACCATTCGAGTTAACCTACTCATGCTACGCTGGAGACAGGGTCCACTGTGGCGTCTGCGAGTCCTGCATGAGGAGGAGAAGGGCCTTTGAGCTTGCAGGTATTGATGATCCCACAGAGTACCGTGAATAG
- the larC gene encoding nickel pincer cofactor biosynthesis protein LarC codes for MVTVIDPQLAGVSGNMMVGALIDLGAHPERTAEVMEDAASHFGGADVSVSEVKRAGLRATYVDVRADESLSVGYLEFLRLLEGISHPALDDEMLSMARAVFHTIAQAEASVHGVKLDEVHFHEVGAADAVADVMGAVFAYFDLNLHRDEVYTLPVAVGGGLVRGAHGLTPVPAPATTEILRGFPVTGGPSGVELATPTGSALLVNMVREHRRFFPPMEIQATGYGAGSMDPEFPNILRIVRGSGQVPHDTVTLLETNVDHLSGEVLGNIFERLLEAGALDVTLTPVIMKKNRPGQLIRVICRENEYERILEHLFSETGTLGVRIFPQVHRGVLERRIMEAEVDIKGRRTARFKVGLMGSRVVNARIEYEDARRISLETGIPLRDVIEMSEKQFRDLKFKADQENDGSGGLK; via the coding sequence ATGGTAACAGTCATAGACCCCCAGCTGGCAGGGGTATCAGGTAACATGATGGTGGGCGCCCTCATAGACCTCGGGGCCCACCCCGAGAGGACAGCTGAGGTCATGGAGGATGCGGCGTCCCACTTCGGCGGTGCTGATGTGAGTGTATCTGAGGTTAAAAGGGCGGGCCTCAGGGCCACATACGTTGATGTGAGGGCTGACGAATCACTCAGTGTGGGCTACCTGGAGTTCCTCAGACTCCTTGAGGGGATCAGCCACCCTGCCCTGGATGATGAGATGCTATCAATGGCAAGGGCCGTCTTCCACACCATAGCCCAGGCAGAGGCCTCTGTCCATGGAGTGAAACTGGATGAAGTTCACTTCCATGAGGTCGGCGCCGCGGATGCGGTTGCAGATGTCATGGGGGCGGTGTTCGCATACTTCGACCTCAACCTCCACAGGGATGAGGTCTACACCCTCCCGGTTGCAGTCGGAGGGGGACTGGTGAGGGGTGCCCATGGCCTCACACCGGTCCCTGCACCCGCCACAACCGAGATACTCAGGGGATTCCCTGTCACAGGGGGACCATCCGGGGTTGAACTTGCCACACCCACCGGTTCGGCCCTCCTCGTGAACATGGTGCGGGAGCACCGCAGGTTCTTCCCACCAATGGAGATCCAGGCCACAGGCTACGGGGCCGGGAGCATGGACCCTGAATTCCCCAACATACTGAGGATAGTAAGGGGCTCAGGGCAGGTACCCCATGACACTGTCACGCTCCTTGAGACCAACGTGGACCACCTGAGCGGCGAGGTCCTCGGAAACATTTTCGAGAGGCTCCTGGAAGCCGGGGCGCTGGATGTGACCCTCACGCCGGTCATAATGAAGAAGAACAGACCAGGACAGCTTATAAGGGTCATCTGCAGGGAAAACGAGTATGAGAGGATCCTTGAGCACCTCTTCTCAGAGACAGGGACCCTGGGTGTGAGGATATTCCCCCAGGTCCACAGGGGAGTCCTTGAGAGGAGGATCATGGAGGCCGAGGTTGATATCAAGGGCCGCAGGACGGCAAGGTTCAAGGTTGGCCTCATGGGCTCAAGGGTCGTAAATGCACGGATAGAATACGAGGATGCCCGGAGGATATCACTTGAGACAGGAATACCACTCAGGGATGTTATTGAAATGTCTGAGAAACAGTTCAGAGACCTTAAATTCAAGGCGGATCAGGAGAATGATGGTAGCGGAGGCCTGAAATGA
- a CDS encoding MJ1244 family protein, giving the protein MKVHLRVFIEVENLGRVMNILADEGVTGFYIVEYKGVSPTEWKGFSVKEDPESAISLIHDYARDAVLICSVVDEELVEPIVNRFGEELASEKYTIIEIPIRRIIVNSP; this is encoded by the coding sequence ATGAAGGTGCATCTACGGGTATTCATTGAGGTCGAGAACCTGGGCCGTGTCATGAACATACTGGCAGATGAGGGCGTCACAGGCTTCTACATAGTGGAGTACAAGGGCGTCTCCCCGACAGAGTGGAAGGGATTCTCAGTCAAGGAGGACCCTGAATCAGCCATTTCACTGATACACGACTATGCAAGGGACGCAGTCCTCATATGCTCGGTGGTTGATGAGGAACTCGTTGAACCAATCGTAAACAGGTTCGGTGAGGAACTGGCCAGTGAGAAGTACACCATAATAGAGATACCCATAAGAAGGATAATAGTCAACTCACCCTAG